One window of the Candidatus Schekmanbacteria bacterium genome contains the following:
- a CDS encoding cytochrome c, with protein sequence MKNIIKIAVVFLLLFFIPFIFAYSHSPTGWQAPEEAKKVKNPVPAVAESLERGRKNYIARCQVCHGEKGDGKGVLAASLPVKPANFTDKKMMDSMTDGELFWKITNGKGPMPSWKDTLKENERWDIINFIRTFSSSQEKEKNKGQEHSK encoded by the coding sequence ATGAAAAATATCATTAAAATAGCAGTTGTTTTCCTTCTATTATTTTTTATTCCATTTATTTTTGCCTATTCACATTCACCAACAGGATGGCAGGCGCCTGAAGAGGCAAAAAAAGTCAAAAATCCTGTGCCTGCAGTAGCTGAATCTCTCGAAAGAGGACGAAAAAATTATATTGCAAGATGTCAGGTATGTCATGGTGAAAAAGGCGATGGGAAAGGAGTCCTTGCCGCAAGTCTTCCTGTAAAACCTGCGAACTTTACTGATAAAAAGATGATGGATTCAATGACTGATGGCGAACTGTTTTGGAAAATTACAAATGGCAAAGGACCAATGCCTTCGTGGAAGGACACTTTGAAAGAAAATGAAAGGTGGGATATTATCAACTTTATTAGGACCTTTTCATCGTCTCAAGAAAAAGAGAAGAATAAAGGGCAAGAACATAGTAAATAA